A section of the Girardinichthys multiradiatus isolate DD_20200921_A chromosome 5, DD_fGirMul_XY1, whole genome shotgun sequence genome encodes:
- the LOC124868564 gene encoding ectonucleoside triphosphate diphosphohydrolase 7-like → MARITLSCLPASWYCSVSLLSLNCATKQRLLFLVLLFITSILLLATYQRQLWGTQRRPGARVNKYFSIVESMEATDILNSALNYGIVVDCGSSGSRVFVYYWPPHNGNPHTLLDIRQMRDSDRKPVVKKIKPGISTLANTPTQASDYLEPLLRFAAAHVPTSKHKETPLYILCTAGMRLLPESQQTAILEDLVMDVPLEFDFLFSRSHAEVISGKQEGVYAWIGINFVLGRFDHPDEEDATVEVTTGSENQPPISRRRTVGIMDMGGASLQIAYEVPSAITFSSPQEEEAGKSVLAEFNLGCDVEQTQHVYRVYVTTFLGFGGNMARQRYEDQLVNSTLAKNGFLTTETGLIEEKPYLDPCLPVSMSDTITRGNHTLYLRGQGDWSRCQEAVRPFLGLHNGTMSPQGIYQAPINFSNSEFYGFSEFYYCMEDVLRIGGQYSSDKYAQAAKDYCTTKWSTLKQRLDNQLFSQQADISRLKYQCFKSAWMYEVLHSGFRFPSNYPSLKTAQLVYDKEVQWTLGAILFKTRFLPLRDLQQETLRQGHPGWLRPSFVYNHHLFSLCLLVVVLAILLYILRLRRIHQRELRQAEALDLLWAEEGEALLP, encoded by the exons ATGGCAAG GATCACGTTGTCCTGCCTGCCAGCCTCCTGGTACTGCAGCGTGTCCTTGCTGTCTCTGAACTGTGCTACCAAGCAGAGGCTTCTCTTTCTGGTCCTATTGTTCATCACCTCCATTCTCCTGCTGGCAACCTACCAGAGGCAGCTGTGGGGCACCCAGCGCCGGCCAGGGGCCCGAGTCAACAA ATATTTCTCCATTGTGGAGTCCATGGAAGCCACTGATATCCTCAACTCTGCTCTGAATTATGGGATTGTGGTAGACTGCGGCAGCAGTGGCTCCAGGGTTTTTGTGTACTATTGGCCCCCGCATAATGGGAACCCCCACACCCTGCTGGACATCAGACAGATGAGGGACAGTGACCGTAAACCTGTTGTCAAAAAGATCAAACCTG GTATTTCCACTCTGGCGAACACACCCACTCAGGCCAGTGACTACCTGGAGCCTCTCCTCCGCTTTGCTGCTGCTCACGTCCCAACAAGCAAACATAAAGAGACGCCGCTTTACATCCTGTGTACCGCTGGCATGCGGCTGCTGCCTGAGAG CCAGCAAACAGCCATCTTGGAGGACCTGGTCATGGATGTTCCTCTGGAGTTTGATTTCCTGTTTTCCCGTTCACACGCTGAGGTCATCTCTGGGAAACAGGAAG GAGTGTATGCATGGATTGGCATTAATTTTGTCCTAGGTCGCTTTGATCATCCTGATGAGG aggATGCCACAGTTGAGGTAACAACTGGGTCAGAAAATCAGCCGCCAATAAGCAGGCGCCGCACAGTGGGCATCATGGATATGGGCGGAGCCTCCCTTCAGATAGCTTATGAGGTCCCCAGTGCCATCACCTTCAGCTCGCCACAAGAA GAGGAGGCAGGAAAGAGCGTTCTCGCAGAGTTCAACCTTGGCTGCGATGTCGAACAAACACAGCATGTTTACCGAGTGTACGTCACCACATTCCTGGGCTTCGGGGGAAACATGGCCCGGCAGCGCTACGAGGACCAGCTGGTGAACAGCACACTTGCCAAAAACGG GTTTCTGACCACAGAGACGGGTCTGATTGAGGAAAAGCCCTACCTGGATCCCTGTCTCCCAGTCAGCATGTCTGACACAATCACCCGGGGTAACCACACGTTGTACCTGAGGGGTCAGGGTGACTGGAGTCGGTGTCAGGAGGCTGTACGACCCTTCCTGGGCCTCCACAACGGCACCATGTCTCCACAAGGCATATACCAG GCTCCCATCAACTTCAGCAACAGTGAGTTCTACGGCTTCTCGGAGTTCTACTACTGCATGGAGGACGTGCTGAGGATAGGAGGACAGTACAGCAGTGATAAATACGCTCAAGCTGCAAAG gACTACTGCACCACTAAGTGGTCAACCCTGAAACAGCGTCTGGACAATCAGCTTTTCTCTCAGCAGGCTGACATCAGCAGGCTCAA GTATCAGTGCTTCAAGTCGGCGTGGATGTATGAAGTTCTGCACTCTGGCTTCCGTTTTCCCTCCAACTACCCAAGTCTGAAAACAGCCCAACTGGTTTACGACAAGGAGGTGCAGTGGACTCTGGGGGCCATCCTGTTCAAAACCCGCTTCCTGCCTCTCAG GGATCTGCAGCAGGAGACGCTGCGGCAGGGCCACCCCGGCTGGCTGCGACCCTCTTTTGTCTACAACCACCACCTGTTCTCCCTCTGCCTCTTGGTGGTGGTTCTGGCCATCCTGCTCTACATCCTGCGCCTGCGGAGGATCCACCAGCGGGAGCTGCGGCAGGCCGAGGCGCTGGATCTCCTCTGGGCTGAAGAGGGCGAGGCGCTGCTCCCCTGA